Genomic segment of Benincasa hispida cultivar B227 chromosome 1, ASM972705v1, whole genome shotgun sequence:
TGATTACTCTATTGAACCAAAATCAAGGGAGGAACCATTAAATGTATGGCCATATCGATATCCACGATTTCAAAAGGACGAAATCAAGCAACTAGTGGGCGAGTTGCTGACAGCGGGAATCATACAATCGAGTATCGGCCCTTTTTCCAGCCCTGTTTTGTtggttaagaaaaaaaaaggagggtAGCTAGAGGCTTTGCATCGATTACTAAGCATTAAATCATGCACTTTTCCCTGATAACTATCCCATTCCAATGGGTAGTAATATTTTCAAAGATTGACTTGAAATTGGGTTATCATCAAATAAGGGTCACATCAAAGGATGTTAAAAAAATAGCCTTTCGAACCCACAAGGGGCAATATGAGTTCTTGGTGATGTCGTTTGATCTGAAGAATGCCCCCCTCATTTCAATCAGTAATGAATAATATTTTACGTCCTTATTTGCATAAATTTTTATTGGTTTTCTTTGATGACATATTGATTTATAGTTCTTCGGCTCATGAGCATATAGATCACTTATCTCTGGTGCTGCATCTATTGGCTGAGAATCAGTTAGTGACCAATTTAAAAAGATGTATGTTTGCAGCTTCAAAGATTGAATATCTTGGTCATGTGATAAAGGTAGATGGAGTAGCAGTTGATCCCTTAAAATTTGACGCTATGATACAGTGGCCAGTACTAACCTTGATAAAACAGTTGAGAGACTTCCTTGGATTAAGAGGGTATTATTGAAAGTTTGTGCTCAACTACGGCTCCATTCATTCCCACTCATAGAGAAACtcaaaaaagataaatttagaTAAATTTCTTTGGAATGATGAGGCTCATAAGTATTTTGAGGCATTAAAGAAGGCCATGACGAAAATTCATGTGCTGGGATTGCCAGACTTACACAACCATTTGTGATAGAGATAGATAGAGGAAATCAAGCacgaggatttctatgagcagcggaaggaattgttccaaattccatttgaattgaacacaaaataattacagtctaaacgaaaactaacaggtcatgcacaacaagaaattacaacatgctaaacaatgatacaagggatagaggatgcatacctttgaagaaccattcttcaagtgcCTCTCAATCAATCTACAAGCGTCCAAGCACAACacactcgaacacaacgaccggTACAGCCAACGAACACAAACACAACCTCCACGAACCAATCGAGTCTAACTTGATCCACgaactgagtgaggacaccaccacaatggttaccttggtattctcgatgtgagaatccaggagttgtggactctgtatgatcttggcttgaggaagaaactggaggtctacgatcgagtagacgatggAACAAGTGGGAAATAATACACTGTCTATCGTGtacgatgtgctcgatcgtttagtaaatggtagcctatcgtatagacttagccactcgatcATGTAGCTATGATCAGCTGAATGATTATCATATGACTAAAGGTAAGCAATTGTTTAGTCTCTGCAcaactatcgcttagtgaaactttTTCACTTGATAGTTTATCTGTGAGCTCTTTCTGAATGAGGCAACGCTCTAATTTtgggaaaataattttcctttttatctcacggttatcataaaaccaccaataacctcacactcaatcggttattagagaaaaagaaattaattatcatataattaatatattataaataaatatgataaccaacttaccatattatatttataacgtatagttttaatatttcatctcatgaaacatacaaaccatagttctttttctattttatggtacttaatgtaaatcatatttacattcattcctccacttgatgtatctcatacatcacactaattatatcatatataattgaattttcttttgttaatttgaatacttcaaactaaccccaagaacttattctcaacttgaatccattgagctactaaagggaccttatggacctatagcatgaataactgactaaactctttaatcacgagattcactatccgttaattgtcgggcactctattaaagaccgatagttgcactcttctcactataaatgtatttctatgtccatatcaaccaatcaacagtgcgataatccttcacagatcgctcataagtacagttgggccaatttaccgttttttccctatagttacatctaactccttaagtaccattaattcctctaatgaactatGATTGGATCCTCTCTTGGAAGAGAGGATgagaccactatgttcaagacctggaatcaacccttaagggagcaatctatctacttacccctgctttggggaatgagtgaattccatcttgtgtaactattttccaactccccaatcagacaaatcgccaaaaaggtaggcttattgagttggcaatctggccactctcatccatactaagcaaaggaccgctctcataggcaagagttcccaaaacactcaagattaaggtcatgagatgtaagtctcaagtatcaacgacgttataatgagatataagtctcaagtatcaacgacgttatataaatagacgaatcatctcgtagtccgatcttatacaaactctttatttgTATAAGAcatctccgctcgcatgtctccacatgaatgatcaggatcagaccatttgtagtagttcacaacagtTGTAAaactctacaaagtgggtcgtatccgtagtgtcataaggataaggtatcccttatttatctttatactacagaccttttaagttattatttaatgtatgacttgtatatctcatatacatgcttgagtttacaacaataaccacggatctttgtttattggatatgagtaaatgcaaaataaaataacttattttatcaataacaatgtgtacaaagtttacaaactacgagacttcgggagaattaggacactaatcctaACAATGGATGCATCCGGCATGGGAGTATGGGTTGTATTAATGCAACAAGGTCGTCCATTTGCTTTTTTAGCCATGCCTTGCCCTTGACTCACTAGTTGAAGGTCGTATATGAGCGCGAATTAATTTCCATTATGTTGGCTATGGCAAAGTGGAGGTCTTACTTACTGGGGCGTCGATTCATAGTGTGCACAGATTAGAAGAACCTCAAGTTTTTGTTAGAACAATGGATAATCGCTATATAATATCAAAAATTGGTGGCTAAGCTGATTGGATACGATTCTATGATTGAATACAAGAAGGGATTGAAAATTCAACTACAAACGCTCTATCTCATGTATCGACAACAATGGAGTTGACTGTGTTGAGTTGTGTACACGGTGTTAATCTAGTAGTTTTCATTTAGCCAAATTGATCAAGACGGGGATTTGAGACAAATTCAAAGGGCTATTGTGGTTGTTGAACCATTTCCTAATGCTATGAAGGGGGAATTATTACTATAAACAAGGAGTGGTGCTAACTTCGACATCCCCTACAATTCCCCTCCTACTTTAAGAATTCTATAACAACCCGATGGGGGGACATAATGGAACGGTCAAAATGTATTGACGCCttaaggagtttttttttttttttttttttttttttggaaaggaATGAAACCAAGTGTATGTTCCTTCATGGGAGATTGCTCAGTTTGTGAGTAAGTTAAATACCTGTCCTTAGCACCAGTGGGGCTTTTGCAACCTTTGCCCATACCTGAGATGATTTGGGATGACATTAGTATGGATTTTATTGATGGTCTACCAAAGTCAGAAGAATATAACTCGATAATAGTTGTGGTGGATCAATTATCAAAATATGTTCATTTCATCGCACTATGACATCCATTCACGACAACTATTGTGGCTGGAGTATTTCTTCAAGAGATATTTGGATTGCACAAAGTACCTTGAAGTATTCTTTTGGATAGAGATAAGGTATTTACTAGCATATTCTGGGAAGAattatttaagttgatgggGACACAACAGAAATTGAGCACTTCGTATCATCCGCAAAGCGATGGCCAAACGAAGGTAGTCAATAGGGTTGGAGGCCTATCTACGGTGTTTTGCAATGGACACCCCAGCTAAATGGTCAAAATGATTGGTTTGGGCGGAATATAACTACAATACATCCTATCAtacttccttaaaaaaaaatcaccttATGAAGTGGTGTATGGACGGCTAGTTCCCCAGGTTGATGTTCTTTTtaaggaaaaagatgaaatGTTGCGAAATTTGAAACCCACGCTGGAACGAACACAACAGATGAAATCATTCACAGATGCTAAGCAACGAGAGGTGGTATTTGGGTTGCTGATTAGGTGTATGTTAAGCTAAAACCGTATCGGAAAAGCACTTTGTTTATCCATAAACATCTGAAGTTGGCCCCTCATTTCATAGGCCCTTTCCAGATTATTAAACGAGTTAGTCCCGAGGCGTATAAACTCGATCTGTCAGTTCACGTGAATATTCATCCTGTTTTCCATGTGTTTCGATTACTATAGGTGAGTGGATCTGTGTTACCAAGGATCGtagccccccccccccccaatcaATCGTGATATTAGGCATTCGTAAGATTGGGACTACTATGGTCTCTCCTACCAATTTTGAGGTTTTAATTCAGTGGGATGACATGCCACCAAATCAAGCGACATGGGAGAATGGCATGCTTATTGCTAAGCAATTCTCTGATTTTCATCTTGAGGACAAGGTGGTTTTTTGGAGGCGGCTAGTGAAAGAACCCCAATCAATAAGGTTTGCATCCGCAAGAAGAATATGCAAAGGAAGTGGCAAAATGGGCAAGATGATGTGATGCATGATGAATGAGCAAAGATGCCACGTGAGAATGAAAATAGAGAATTATGTGGGGATCAGGGATCTTTCTATTATTGGGTTTATTGTGATCGTTTAtgttattagatttattttcttccctTAAATAGGAATAGGGGGAGGGGAATGATTATCTTTTTGCATTGTATCAAGTATAgcttagagagcttgttgagGGAGGAAGTCTCAACTTTCTTGGCTAATTTGCCTAAATAGTGAATGTATAATATcaaattctattattttggtATCAAAGTTGGTTGTTGACGTTCCAGAGTAGAATCGACAGAGAATTCTGACTAGGTGTGGCCAAGTGACGTACTATCAAAGTATCTATCGAGACGTCAACTTTTCAGGGATGGGATACTGTTATGAACCAAGATAGTATGAGATGTCTTATCCCATACTTAATAGAATTGGATGATCGATGTGGtatgatacttaagtgatttgaCTCTCCCACCTCAATAGTTAGCTTTTGAGGTGTGATTCTCCAAGGTGCTTAAGTACCTAACAAAACCTAATTTACTTGGAAATTTAAAAACCCTTTTACCAGACATGCAACCCTGGTATGTTGGCATAGTGATCAATAAGCaccaatttaaataaaataaattagatcTTATGAGTTTTCTGGATGAAAATGTGGTCAAGTAGCCTGtaaaattagttgaaattttgaatcttacGAGTTTTCTTCATGGAAATGTGGTAGACTTGTGCACATGCTGTGATataaatgaaaacataaaacttattttatggTTCAATTTCCAACTTCTTCAGCATAGATAGGCATATGCATTGAGAAAATGGCCCAACCTCTTCGTACGAGTATTTAGAAGAATCATTCTCAAACGTCTATCTTAAAACTCAAATTGACTAAAAACTGGACGGTGTATTCTGAACGAATCATAGGGCAAAATCTTATTGAAATGGCAAAGTATTTGATCATGGTAAATATCCGAGATAGTAAAAACAATAGCAGATATCATAAATATAGACATATGTCCTTTCTGTATTCTCTCGAGGATCGCATGTGCCAACTCTTTCAGGAAAAATTTATTAAACCTGAACAATGTTAGCATCTAATAGTACGGCATGTACCTCATCGACCTTCGAAACCGAGGCATCTTCCTGTCATCGGATATTGAAGGATCAATATATTAGCAGACTCAAAAATTTCATAATGATGCAAGATTAAGACACTAGAAACTGTACCCGTAGCCGTAAGGTGAATAGAAATACGGTGGGGCATAAGGTCTTCTAAATCCCATGTATGGGTTATAACGACGGGGACGATACTGCTTCATACCAGGAACATTTGTTCTCTTGGGCAAAACCTGGTATGGAGCAACCAAGCAAATAATATAGTTAGAGTGGCATTGAAGTTCGCTTGATATCTATGCCCTACTCCGTAATAAAAAATTGCTACAATcataatggattttttttaccATTCATAATTCACAGAATATTATTAACTAATCTTTTAGGAACGTATTTAAATGGCCGCACTTTTCATATTACACTTGATTGATTAAAAAGTAAATGTGGCCTATATTCATACCACACAAATGAATCAGAAAGGATCTCCTagaaatttcttctttttgatgCACCATTTCTTTCTTTATGGAAAACCGAGAAAAATGAAAGACACACCTTCAGTTGCCGTCCATGTAGCTCAGATTCATTCAGAAGGAGGGCTTCTTGAACAGCTTCAGCTTCAAGAAATTCTACATAGGCAAAGCCCTTCGGCTGACCAAATTTATCAGTTAAAATAGTCACTCTGTTGACAGTACCACATGATTGGAAATGCTGTTGCACTTCTTCGGGTGTGCATGCATAGTCAACCttcaaaacaaatattttttattgttgAAGCAGAGCTTTGAGCATAAAATAGTAAAGTGCTATCAACAATGAATAGAAAATTCTGTGTATTCTCTGttctttatataaatttataagtaATTCATATGAGAAAACATCAGATAGCAATAATTAAGCTAGTATTATATCCCTCGTTATGGTTAAGAAAAATGTTTTATGATTGTCATTTGGCTTTAATATAAATACTACCTACATTTTTAGTATGAACCAATGGTTCGGTCAATTGTTAGGTTTCTTTATAAAGTTTTATATCAAGAAGCTTtgtacaaaaacaaaaaagaaagcaaACTTCATCACACTTAATCAACAAAGCTTGGGGATGAGATACACCAGAGCAACATTGAGAAGTAACAAACTTCCAATGGGCTGGCAAGAGAATCATAAACTATGCCAAGAAAAATTAACTCCAACCAAAATTACCAAATCACCACGAAGATCTAACTCATGTTTAAATGAACATATGTAAGATTGAATATCAGTCAATCAGAGGCATCAGAATCACATAGCAGATGCATTTTCAAGCATGCCTCCCTCTGCTAAGAGATCAATTACAACTAGTAGAAAACAGTTCTACATTAGATATGATTGAAAATgaggtttttcttcttcaacatAGAGGATTTCCTACATTAATCTTACTAGTTCACATAGTTTTGCAATCTAATTATCACAATGAAATAAGCAGACTTTATGCAGGAAGTTGACAGGTTGAGTTTCTAACTAAAAGAAAAAGTCTAGATTAATAAGTAAATCTAGTAAAATTTTCTTAATATGCAGAAAAGGCTCAATTGTTCTTTCAGAGGTCACTGGTTAAGGCAAAATGCATGCATTAAAATCCAATCGTTGGTCTAACTGGGTCAAATGAAGCACAAACTAGAAAGTAATGCCACAAAGAAGCGATTATCTTACACCCTCGCCTCCTTCTTTATGTCTCATTTGTGAGACACAAATGACAATAGTGCGAGCATTGACAAGGCTCTGCAACTAAAATTGCATGCAATTGACTTGCCTTGGCTTCCTCGGAGACATTTGAATTGTCCCCTAGCACACTGTAGTTGAGCCATCGACATCGTTATTCCACATTTAATGGTCCCAGCCTCCAAAAGCGCATGCCTTTCAGCAACATAAGTTCAACTAGCAACAGGCCCTTATTTTCTAAATGCAACAATTCACTAATGGTTTTTGAtatttcagattttttttttctttctttttctcactgTTTTTTTCC
This window contains:
- the LOC120075057 gene encoding polyadenylate-binding protein 2 isoform X1, which gives rise to MEEEEHEVYGGEIPVEGEMDGDVDMSGADDDAVKELDEMKKRLKEMEEEAAALREMQAKVEKEMGAVQDPAGTSAGQAGKEETDSRSVFVGNVDYACTPEEVQQHFQSCGTVNRVTILTDKFGQPKGFAYVEFLEAEAVQEALLLNESELHGRQLKVLPKRTNVPGMKQYRPRRYNPYMGFRRPYAPPYFYSPYGYGKMPRFRRSMRYMPYY
- the LOC120075057 gene encoding polyadenylate-binding protein 3 isoform X2, with the protein product MRHKEGGEGVDYACTPEEVQQHFQSCGTVNRVTILTDKFGQPKGFAYVEFLEAEAVQEALLLNESELHGRQLKVLPKRTNVPGMKQYRPRRYNPYMGFRRPYAPPYFYSPYGYGKMPRFRRSMRYMPYY